The Microcystis aeruginosa NIES-843 sequence CCTTTTTGTGGAGGAATTTTATTTTTTAAAATACTAAGTTCTTTAATTCGCCATGCCATATCTTCATCTAAGTTTTTCTGGAGAATTTCGATAGTTCTATTATCTTTACTCATTACTTTTTAAAATATTTTTTGCCAAATTCAATCATTTTGAGCATTCTAGTTCTAGCTCTCGATCCCGTACCGATGTTATAAATAAAGTCAGATTCTGACCACATTTCCTGAATTTTTGTTCTTAGCAGTTCAATATCTTGAGTAGAGTAATCATCAATATTTTCTCGTAATCCTGTGGTGATCGCTTCATAAGCAGAATCGAGAAATTTACCCTTAAATCTTGTTCCATCATATTTGGTAAAAGTATCTTCATTCGTCGCTTGATCAAGCAATAAAAACATTTTAGCGAATTTTTCTTGCTCTAACACACGATCAAAAGTCCTGGAATTGCATAATTCTATCAGATAGTCAGTCAAATATTCATTAACCTCTTTTTTGTTCAATGATTTTGGATCAAATGTGGGAGAAGACAGGGCAAAATATTTAAGAATTAGTTCCAAGTCGTAGCGTTCTTGTCTTAATCGCTCGGATAGGGAAATACAATTTTTAAAGTTCTCATTTTCTGCCAAGTCTTCTAACCACTTATATAGGTTTTTATCTAGCATAATCAAAAGACAATTACGCACCTCTTGATAAGATAAAAAAGAGCCACCGGTATTTAAACGATCAAAAACTTCAAACTTAGCATTTTTATCCGATTCTTTTTGGATAATCTGAACCTGTATTTTCGCTCTTTTGAAGTCTATTTTTAGAGATGGGGGCAAATTATACTCTCCTTCCTCTGCACCTTCCCACATAACTCCGTTTAAGCTAGGTAATAAGTTAGTACCTTGAAGCACCAGTTTCGGTTTTTTCTTAGTTTCATCGTCCTCATCTCTTAAATCGCCAACAAATTCCAAAATTGTTGAAATCCTTTGTAATCCATCCACCAATTCCCAAACACTATCTTCTTCTCTCTGATAGACAAAAATAGAGGGAATAGGAATTCCTAATAGTATCGATTCTATGAATCGGCTTTTTTGGGCTATTGTCCAACGAAAATATCTTTGAAAATCTGGATTAATTGTCATTTCTTTGTTATTATAAAGACTAATAATCTCTCCGATTGACATAGGATAGTTATCGGTACGAAATTCTTTAGTTTTTGCCTTAACTTCTTCTAATAAATTCATCTTATAGCAGTTATCTTAATGGTGAAGTACAAAGTTTTCGTTTTGGGGAGCCGGTCGTCAGGATTCGATACCAAATTAGGTTACACTTCATCTTTAGAAACAAAGCTGTAATTTTTCTATACTCAGTATAATCTCTCTATTCTACTTTTATACCATCAATGATGACTGAATGTGCCAATTTTAAAATGAAACGCGTCAACCTCAAGAGTTGACAGAAAAAGGCTCATCCCCGCAATTGGCACAAACATCAATTTTCAGGTGGCTAATCTGCAAAGACGCGATTTATCGAAAATTTGGGTTAAAACCCCGTCCTAAAAGGACGGCTTTAAGCTACAATGGAAAAAGCGATAACCAAGCTAAAAACTGAACCTTGACAACAGATAGTAGGGGGTTTTGTTCAGAAAAGAATTCAAATTCGGCCTTGAACGAGTAAAACTTTCTAGGAAATAAGGTTGAACATGAGATTTTTTCGACTTGTTCAAAGTGGCCGGAGGGCATCCGGACACTCAAAACGGACGTTGAGAAAGAGTCAGACTTAAGCAATTAAGCGTTTTTCGGTGAAGCGTCAACCCCATTCAGCGACCACCCTAAAAAAGTGGCGTGGTGAGGAATCGCCGTCCGTTTTACGGCGGCGAGGATGTCAAGTCCCGATATTGCGGTGATGTTAGCTTGGATTGAACAGGCAAAAATCCTCACCAGAGAGTTAAAATAAGCCCTATCTCCGATAATTTTGGCATAAATTAGCCAAAAGTAGTGCCATTCCATCCCCAAAGATCACCTTTCGTCTCGGCAAATTCTAGATAAATGCGATTTTTCGGTATTCCTAAATAAGCCTCAATTTCTTGACAAAAATCACTACTCATGCTTTTAGTTTGAGCGGCGGAAATAGAACCAACACTTTTAATCTCCACATAACACACCGGCTCAAAAGTACCAGCAAAAGTCATTTTTATACCCGATTCTAAAGCTGTCATCACATAGGATTCGGGTTTTCCCAGATGTTTAGCTAATTTAGCCGAAAGACTCTGCAAAAGTTGATTAACCGTCTCATCATCGAGGGAGGTGACAGAAGTTTGAATTTTAATTAGGGTTTGCTGAAAAAGCTTTTCCTGGGGGCAGGGTGTGGGGTGTGGGGTGTGGGGTGTGGGGTTTTACCAGTTTTGAGGTGGTCAACTACCTAATTTTCAGGGAAAAAGTACCTGAATTTTCCCCCGATCCCCGCAATGGCTGGCACTTTTTGAGGGGAAAAAAGTCCAAAAGTCTTATCCAACAAGGTTTTTAGATTTATTCAGCAGACCCTAATTAGAGGCATAGAAAAAATCTCAGAAATATTTTTATATAATATAACAGTTTTGATAGCAATCACAGATATTCTTTTGCTTCAGAAGGCTTCAATCATCCAATCCTTGGGGAATTATGAATTATGAATTGGGGAGTGGGAAGTGGGAAAAAAACTGAATGTCATACTAAATCCTGTTATTAAAAACTGATTATTTATTTCCCCTTTTGCCTCTTGCATGAGTGCCTCGTCTCATAACTAGCCTGTACTCAACGGATTTAGTATCAGCATTCATCCCATCGCTAAAAGCGAGGGAATTCTGCTGACACTAAGTTAAAAAGAATACACGGCTGTTTTGATATTTTGGTAGTTATCATCTAGATATGATTCTAGGAGAATAATCGCAGTAATTCTTCTAGTCATCTCGCTTACTTCCTGCACTTCTGCGATAGTTAATCCCCGTCCTAATAATTTTTCCTCGCGATAACTTAGCCATTTTTTAATAACTTGATAACCCCCGATGGTATATTCCCACACCCGGGATGGTATATTTTGCCAATAGGCTCGATCATTGAGATAAATATCATAGGTGGTCGTTCCTAATAATTTTCGCATTTCTGGGCTAATTACGCTCATTTCTGCGGTTGTATATTGTCTGGCGATCGCTTTTCCTTTACCCGGCATTGTCACACCATTTTTACCCCCATGTCCCCAACCGACGTTAATAATTAAATCCCCCTTATCTGGGTTTAAATTTCCCCCATCAGTGCAGGAAATCAAGGCGATTTTTTGCAGTGCAGGGGTCGGTTTTTTGGTGACTCCTATAACGGGGTTTTCTGTGTCTAAAAGAGAGGCGATCGCTTGTCCTAGTTGGGCAGATTTAATTAATAATTCTTGGCTATTGGGAAGGGGAATTCTTGGGAAGTCTTGACGAATACCGTCGGCATTTTCCCGAAGATACAAGGGAGAGTACCCAATCGCTAACGAGTGCAGCCAAATTAAGGAGGCATTCTCGATATTTTCATCAATATTATTAATACCCAGTTGATTTAAGTATTGACGAGATTTTTCCGAAAGATTGGCTTTTATTGAAGGACTATTAAAGTTACTGGAATCGAATAATTTTCCTTGAGTATTATCTTCTGTATTCACCTTCTCTGAATTTTGACGTAATCGTATAGGAAAGTGATAAGCATGACCTCTAATAAAGTCAAAGTCTCCTAAACAGTTAGTAAAATAAAATGGTATTCCTTCGGGAGAGGCAACACCAGCAGGACGACTGACTAAAAAGGAATTACCTTGAAATTGATGAATAAATAGCGAAGGTCTAGACTCATTCCAAAGCGGTCTAATTTGAGTATAATAACACCACTTAACCTCATAGGGTCTGAGCAGATAAGGTAACAGCATTTGAGGATTAAATTTTTTGCGTAACTTTAAGACTTTATCTCTGGCTTTTTTGGCATCAAATCGAGCTGCATTTTTAGTTAAACCTGTATTAAGTGATGCTAATTCTTCCCATGAAACATTTTGATCAAAGTATTTACTTATCCTTTCCGAAAGAATAGTTTTATCACTATCAATAAAACTATAGCCTCGATTCTCTTTATAACCTGTAATTGGAGCTTCATCAGATAAATCTGTTAACTTTGGCCATGCTAAATAGTGAGAGGAAACATCGGAGGGACGGAAAGAATAACGATTAGATTGTTCTGGGTTAGAGACTTGATACAAAGCATCAAAATCTTGATTATTTAAACTATCTAATAACTGTTCTCGTTTAGCAACTCCCCAGAAATGGCGAAAATAGACATCAACATTTTTATTCCTTACTTCCTTTCTTACCATTAGTCCGATAGTTGTCCCGACTCGAATCCCTTCCTTATTGTATTGAGTAGAAAAAACACTAGGATCTGGATTACCTTCAGGGGTTAACTTTCCCGTTTCGCGACTATCCCCATTGAGACAATCAAACCAAAGGCGATCAAATTCTTGTAAAAATCTTTGCCGCATCACCACAAAAGAAGGATCACCGAGATAGGAAAAATTAGAAATATAACAAACAACTCCTTTACCGGTATTTTCTGAAATACATCTTTCTGCTAAACGAAAAAAGCGCACATATAACTCATCCAAATTAAACTTTTTAATCCCCCAATCGGAGATTAAACCCTGTTTATACACTTCCACTAAACCTGCTTCTTCCGCGGGACTGGTTCCAGCAAAAGCATTGTAGGGAGGATTACCGAGAATAACTAAAATCGGTTTACCGCGCTTAACTTCATCGGCTGCCTCTCGTTCCTTATTTAACTCTGGAAAACTTAATTGTAGCTGTTGAATTTTCTGTTTACTTTCCTCATCGGGAGGTTGCCAACCAGTTAAAGCATTAGTCAGATAAATCCCCACCCGTTCACTATCTTCTATTAAAGGTACACCCAAACTTTGCAGGAATAAACCTAATTGTAGATGAGCGACGACAAAAGGAGCGGTTAAAATCTCGAAACCGAAAATTCTTTCTATGGCTGCTTTTTTCACCAAAGCCATGGCTAAAGCACCCGCCCCATTTTCCTGTAAAGTATCGGTAATATAGCGCAAAACCTCGACTAAATAAGCACCGGTGCCACAGCAAGGATCGAGAATATAAACATCGGGATTAGCTAAACCGTCCTCAATATTTAATTCTTCTCGTAAAACTCGATCGACTCGCGCTACCATATAGCGAACAATTTCCGGAGGAGTGTACCAAACTCCCAATTCTTTGCGTAAATCAGGATCAAAAGCTTGCAAAAATGGTTCATAGAA is a genomic window containing:
- a CDS encoding DUF262 domain-containing protein, which gives rise to MNLLEEVKAKTKEFRTDNYPMSIGEIISLYNNKEMTINPDFQRYFRWTIAQKSRFIESILLGIPIPSIFVYQREEDSVWELVDGLQRISTILEFVGDLRDEDDETKKKPKLVLQGTNLLPSLNGVMWEGAEEGEYNLPPSLKIDFKRAKIQVQIIQKESDKNAKFEVFDRLNTGGSFLSYQEVRNCLLIMLDKNLYKWLEDLAENENFKNCISLSERLRQERYDLELILKYFALSSPTFDPKSLNKKEVNEYLTDYLIELCNSRTFDRVLEQEKFAKMFLLLDQATNEDTFTKYDGTRFKGKFLDSAYEAITTGLRENIDDYSTQDIELLRTKIQEMWSESDFIYNIGTGSRARTRMLKMIEFGKKYFKK
- a CDS encoding phenylpyruvate tautomerase MIF-related protein; its protein translation is MKIQTSVTSLDDETVNQLLQSLSAKLAKHLGKPESYVMTALESGIKMTFAGTFEPVCYVEIKSVGSISAAQTKSMSSDFCQEIEAYLGIPKNRIYLEFAETKGDLWGWNGTTFG
- a CDS encoding type ISP restriction/modification enzyme is translated as MNPLVNYFRNLHEIHSSQAAVKETSYYGTLETLLNEIGKTLKPRVRCIINLRNQGAGLPDGGLFNVDQFQKNQELEPFTAIFPERGAIEIKGTKEDIKKIAASEQVQKYWQKYGQVLVTNYRDFLLIGRNSQGQPVELEAYSLAPSEAEFWLKTSNPSKFAAEHGDSLLEYLKRVLLQAAPITSPADVAWFLASYARDAKARLEHHSDLPALANIRQALENALGIKFEREQGNKFFRSTLVQTLFYGLFSAWVLWHKQNLNREDKEDKFDWKSAAHHLHVPMLAILFEQIAAPSKLKSLGLVEVLNWTGAALNRVRREEFFRQFDEGQAVQYFYEPFLQAFDPDLRKELGVWYTPPEIVRYMVARVDRVLREELNIEDGLANPDVYILDPCCGTGAYLVEVLRYITDTLQENGAGALAMALVKKAAIERIFGFEILTAPFVVAHLQLGLFLQSLGVPLIEDSERVGIYLTNALTGWQPPDEESKQKIQQLQLSFPELNKEREAADEVKRGKPILVILGNPPYNAFAGTSPAEEAGLVEVYKQGLISDWGIKKFNLDELYVRFFRLAERCISENTGKGVVCYISNFSYLGDPSFVVMRQRFLQEFDRLWFDCLNGDSRETGKLTPEGNPDPSVFSTQYNKEGIRVGTTIGLMVRKEVRNKNVDVYFRHFWGVAKREQLLDSLNNQDFDALYQVSNPEQSNRYSFRPSDVSSHYLAWPKLTDLSDEAPITGYKENRGYSFIDSDKTILSERISKYFDQNVSWEELASLNTGLTKNAARFDAKKARDKVLKLRKKFNPQMLLPYLLRPYEVKWCYYTQIRPLWNESRPSLFIHQFQGNSFLVSRPAGVASPEGIPFYFTNCLGDFDFIRGHAYHFPIRLRQNSEKVNTEDNTQGKLFDSSNFNSPSIKANLSEKSRQYLNQLGINNIDENIENASLIWLHSLAIGYSPLYLRENADGIRQDFPRIPLPNSQELLIKSAQLGQAIASLLDTENPVIGVTKKPTPALQKIALISCTDGGNLNPDKGDLIINVGWGHGGKNGVTMPGKGKAIARQYTTAEMSVISPEMRKLLGTTTYDIYLNDRAYWQNIPSRVWEYTIGGYQVIKKWLSYREEKLLGRGLTIAEVQEVSEMTRRITAIILLESYLDDNYQNIKTAVYSF